One genomic segment of Hymenobacter psoromatis includes these proteins:
- a CDS encoding GH92 family glycosyl hydrolase yields the protein MSGFGAVALAQAPGPTPPTPADLVNPLMGTDSKPDFSNGNTYPAIARPWGMNCWLPQTGKMGNGWAYQYEANKIRGFKQTHQPSPWMNDYGQFALMPGTGKIKVSEEARASWFSHKSEVARPYYYSVYLADYDLTTELAPTERAARFRFTFPRTDSAWVVLDALDKGSMVKVLPAERKIIGYTTKNSGGVPANFKNYFVVIFDQPFTASHVYVDEQEVAGVQEASAAHTGAAVSFRTRRGEQVQARVASSFISAEQAERNLQELGTDDFDTVKEKGRQAWNQALGRVEIEGGSEAQRQTFYSCLYRALLFPRRFYELDAAGQPVHYSPFNGETPPGFLYTDTGFWDTFRALFPLLNLLYPEESAQMQAGLANDYREGGWLPEWASPGYRNVMVGNNSASVVAEAYLKGARGYDIETLYQALTHDANNAGPLSAVGRAGVAYYNKLGYVPCDVKINENAARTLEYAYDDFAISELAKALKKPRKEIDLYARRAQNYRRLFDKQTGLMRGRNQDGSFQVPFNPFKWGDAFTEGNSWQYTWSVFHDVQGLMNLMGGRARFVAKLDTLFTLPPTFDYSYYGEVIHEIREMQVANMGQYAHGNQPAQHIIYLYNYAGQPWKAQYWVREVLDRLYRPTPDGYCGDEDNGQTSAWYVFSALGFYPVCPASDQYVLGAPLFPKATLHLPGGHDVVLRAPANSATNRYVNQLKVNGQPYSRNYISHAALLKGATLDFEMSAQPNQTRGTGVGDAPFSVSKPQ from the coding sequence ATGAGCGGCTTTGGCGCAGTCGCGCTGGCCCAGGCTCCCGGCCCTACCCCCCCCACGCCCGCCGACCTGGTGAACCCGCTGATGGGCACCGACTCGAAGCCCGATTTCTCGAATGGCAATACCTACCCGGCCATTGCCCGGCCCTGGGGCATGAATTGCTGGCTGCCCCAAACCGGCAAAATGGGCAACGGCTGGGCCTACCAGTACGAGGCTAATAAAATCCGAGGCTTCAAGCAAACGCACCAGCCCTCGCCCTGGATGAACGACTACGGCCAGTTTGCCCTGATGCCCGGCACGGGTAAAATAAAAGTGAGCGAGGAAGCCCGCGCCAGCTGGTTTTCGCACAAAAGCGAGGTGGCCCGGCCCTACTACTACAGCGTGTACCTGGCCGACTATGACCTGACCACCGAACTAGCGCCCACCGAGCGGGCGGCCCGCTTCCGCTTCACCTTCCCGCGCACCGATAGCGCCTGGGTAGTGCTCGATGCGCTGGATAAGGGCTCGATGGTGAAGGTGCTGCCGGCCGAGCGCAAAATCATCGGCTACACGACTAAGAACAGCGGCGGTGTGCCGGCCAACTTTAAAAACTACTTCGTGGTAATATTCGACCAGCCCTTCACGGCCAGCCACGTGTATGTGGATGAGCAGGAAGTTGCTGGTGTGCAGGAGGCCAGCGCTGCGCATACCGGCGCGGCCGTGAGCTTCCGCACCCGCCGCGGTGAGCAGGTACAGGCGCGGGTAGCTTCCTCGTTTATCAGCGCCGAGCAGGCCGAGCGCAACTTGCAGGAGCTGGGCACCGATGATTTTGATACCGTAAAGGAAAAAGGCCGCCAAGCCTGGAACCAGGCCCTGGGCCGGGTCGAAATAGAGGGCGGCAGCGAGGCCCAGCGCCAAACGTTTTACTCGTGCCTATACCGGGCGCTGCTGTTTCCGCGGCGGTTCTACGAGCTGGACGCGGCCGGCCAGCCGGTGCATTACAGCCCATTCAACGGCGAAACGCCGCCCGGCTTTCTCTACACCGATACCGGGTTCTGGGACACGTTTCGGGCCTTGTTTCCGCTCCTCAACCTGCTCTACCCCGAGGAAAGCGCCCAAATGCAGGCCGGCCTCGCCAACGACTACCGCGAGGGCGGCTGGCTGCCCGAGTGGGCCAGCCCCGGCTACCGCAACGTGATGGTGGGCAACAACTCAGCCTCGGTGGTGGCCGAAGCCTACCTCAAGGGCGCGCGCGGCTACGATATCGAAACGCTCTACCAAGCCCTGACCCACGATGCCAATAACGCCGGCCCGCTATCGGCCGTGGGCCGCGCCGGGGTAGCCTACTACAACAAGCTCGGCTACGTGCCCTGCGACGTGAAAATCAACGAAAACGCCGCCCGCACCCTCGAATATGCCTACGACGACTTTGCCATCTCGGAGCTGGCTAAGGCCCTGAAAAAGCCGCGCAAGGAAATTGACCTCTACGCCCGCCGCGCCCAGAACTACCGCCGGCTGTTTGACAAGCAAACCGGCCTGATGCGCGGCCGTAACCAGGACGGCTCTTTTCAGGTCCCCTTCAACCCTTTCAAGTGGGGCGATGCCTTCACCGAAGGCAACAGCTGGCAGTACACCTGGTCGGTGTTTCACGACGTGCAGGGCCTGATGAACCTGATGGGGGGTAGGGCGCGGTTCGTGGCCAAGCTCGACACGCTGTTCACCCTGCCGCCCACTTTCGACTACTCGTACTATGGCGAGGTGATTCACGAAATCCGGGAGATGCAGGTGGCCAACATGGGCCAGTATGCCCACGGCAACCAGCCGGCCCAGCACATTATCTACCTCTACAACTACGCCGGCCAGCCCTGGAAGGCGCAGTACTGGGTGCGCGAGGTGCTCGACCGCCTCTACCGCCCTACCCCCGATGGCTACTGCGGCGACGAGGACAACGGCCAGACGTCGGCCTGGTACGTGTTTTCGGCCCTGGGCTTCTACCCCGTGTGCCCGGCCAGCGACCAGTACGTGCTCGGCGCGCCGCTCTTCCCGAAGGCTACCCTGCACCTGCCCGGCGGCCACGATGTGGTGTTGCGCGCGCCCGCCAACTCGGCTACCAATCGCTATGTCAACCAGCTGAAAGTCAACGGCCAGCCGTATTCGCGCAACTATATCAGCCACGCCGCACTGCTGAAGGGCGCGACCTTGGACTTCGAGATGAGCGCCCAGCCCAACCAGACGCGCGGCACGGGGGTAGGGGATGCGCCTTTTTCGGTGTCGAAGCCGCAGTGA
- a CDS encoding helix-turn-helix domain-containing protein: MKQDIMREITPLTQSDCFTLFSRVKKKFDFPLHYHEEYELNLILNASGAKRIVGDNIEVIESAELVLVGPNLYHAWFTHKCQNEHITELTIQFHKDLFEDRLLRRNQLSFIKTMFDKAQRGILFSPDTIERLRPRLLQLEQKNGFDSVLELLSILHDLSTSRNMRTLSDSSSDNEQFNYNSRRIEKVFEYMNTNYSRPITLTEVAKVANMPEASFSRFIKKRIGSTFIDSLNEIRLGHATRMLIDTTHNVAEVAYKCGFNNISNFNRTFKKRKGCTPKEFRGNFSGNRIFI; the protein is encoded by the coding sequence ATGAAACAGGACATCATGCGCGAAATCACGCCGCTTACTCAAAGCGACTGCTTCACGCTCTTCTCGCGGGTTAAGAAAAAATTCGATTTCCCGCTGCACTACCACGAGGAATATGAGTTGAACCTCATCCTGAACGCGTCTGGGGCTAAGCGCATCGTAGGCGATAATATTGAAGTTATTGAGTCCGCCGAACTGGTACTAGTAGGGCCCAATCTGTATCACGCCTGGTTTACGCATAAGTGTCAGAATGAGCATATTACGGAGCTGACTATCCAGTTTCACAAGGACCTGTTTGAGGACCGGCTGCTGCGCCGCAATCAGCTCAGCTTCATCAAAACCATGTTTGATAAGGCGCAGCGCGGCATCCTGTTCTCGCCCGACACGATTGAGCGCCTGCGGCCCCGGCTGCTACAGCTGGAGCAGAAAAACGGCTTCGACTCGGTGCTGGAACTACTCTCCATTCTGCACGACCTGTCTACGTCGCGCAATATGCGCACGCTTTCCGACTCGTCTTCTGATAATGAGCAATTTAACTACAACAGCCGGCGCATTGAGAAGGTATTTGAGTACATGAACACCAACTACAGCCGGCCCATCACGCTCACCGAAGTGGCCAAGGTGGCCAACATGCCGGAGGCATCGTTCAGCCGCTTTATCAAAAAGCGCATCGGCAGCACCTTTATCGACAGCCTCAACGAAATTCGCCTGGGCCACGCCACCCGGATGCTGATTGATACCACTCACAACGTGGCCGAGGTGGCCTACAAATGCGGCTTCAACAACATTTCCAACTTCAACCGCACGTTTAAGAAACGCAAGGGCTGCACGCCCAAGGAGTTCCGGGGTAATTTTTCGGGTAACCGGATATTTATCTAG
- a CDS encoding SusC/RagA family TonB-linked outer membrane protein encodes MRASLLTTVVVPAMLCASLQAAAQAQGRVVQGTVRDIKGEPLIGAGIRVKNTQIGTTADANGHYSITVPAGSDALVINFIGTSPQEVTIGDRSTIDVTLRQDGQSLNDVVVVGYGSVKKSDLTGSVASIKADELQIGRPLSFDRGLQGKVAGVQVTQNDGAPGAGINIQIRGINSFGTNSQPLYVIDGVPLQVNNDSSTPSGATSSSDNAVQTTNALNFLRPSDIESIEILKDASATAIYGSRGANGVVIVTTKRGQSGQDRVDVSFRTGFDKIRKQIKVLDAQTYATYLNEKFTNYNKYYAGSDTTQYYALPFSGRLDPLTGLRSAIPSDFANYNTNWQDVIFHNGPVNEASVLFSGGGGDKGSFAISANYVKQSGIVSNSNFEQGNLRLNVTRNVTKWLTFETSTQVSRSLNKLVKTASSNSEGNAGVIYSALRYAPTAQVGNDSLKFAGGRYVTPPDQVTTTNPLSYIQDVKNQNLVNSIFSSNSLVFNILPGLQFRSRLGLNYYASTRNVYYPRNTYEGGALMGVATVSTYNEFDITSENIATYTHKFNEKHDLTAVAGFTYTDNNYNNNSINAYGFLNDVLQDNNLGAATNRLLTSGRSETKLISYLGRVNYNFLGRYLFTLTGRVDGASQFAPSHKYAPFAAGAFAWRAIDEEFLKNSNVFSDLKLRLSYGSSGNQAIGAYQSLARLTPNSYVFNGQLVNGFYVSSLPSPNLTWETTYQGDAGVDIGFLKGRLNLTVDVYDKQTKNLLQQLPLPPDTGFGTGQINAGQVQNRGLEISATVRAIDSDKFKWTPSGNISFNRNKIIDLGANKTVAFSPRISTGPEVLPFILQAGQSLGRVYGYQEEAIFKNDADVQTHAKQQGAAPGEIKYKDINGDGVIDSNDQQVIGNVNPKYVFGFNNTFNYASFDLTVFFQGSVGNDIVNFTRVTSENLGTTRSNNITQEAWDNRWTPQNPNGTNRKAVYSDEVPFLFSNRFIEDGSYVRLKNATLGYNFDFKQYGIRSVRVYVSATNLVTWTHYKGYDPEVNAYGQNPALRGVDLGNYPTSRQFSAGVNVGF; translated from the coding sequence ATGAGAGCATCGTTACTCACGACAGTAGTCGTGCCCGCTATGCTATGCGCGTCGTTGCAGGCAGCGGCACAGGCCCAGGGCCGCGTAGTGCAGGGCACGGTTCGCGATATCAAGGGCGAGCCGCTGATTGGGGCCGGCATTCGGGTCAAGAATACGCAGATTGGGACTACGGCCGACGCCAACGGCCACTATTCCATCACGGTGCCCGCGGGCAGCGACGCGCTGGTAATCAACTTTATCGGCACCTCACCGCAGGAAGTCACCATCGGCGACCGCAGCACGATTGATGTGACGCTGCGCCAGGATGGGCAGAGCCTGAACGACGTGGTGGTGGTGGGCTACGGCTCGGTGAAGAAAAGCGACCTCACCGGCTCGGTAGCTTCCATCAAGGCCGATGAGCTGCAAATCGGGCGGCCGCTATCCTTCGACCGCGGCTTGCAGGGCAAGGTGGCCGGCGTGCAGGTGACCCAGAACGACGGCGCGCCAGGCGCGGGCATCAACATCCAGATTCGGGGCATCAACTCGTTTGGTACCAACTCGCAGCCGCTCTACGTGATTGACGGCGTGCCGCTGCAAGTTAATAACGACTCCTCTACCCCCAGCGGGGCCACCAGCAGCAGCGACAACGCGGTGCAAACCACCAACGCGCTCAACTTCCTGCGGCCCAGCGATATCGAGAGCATCGAAATCCTGAAGGACGCTTCGGCCACGGCCATCTACGGCTCGCGCGGAGCCAACGGCGTGGTTATCGTGACTACCAAGCGCGGCCAGAGCGGCCAAGACCGGGTAGACGTGTCGTTCCGCACGGGCTTTGACAAGATACGCAAGCAAATCAAGGTGCTCGACGCGCAAACCTACGCGACCTACCTCAACGAGAAGTTTACCAACTACAACAAATACTACGCGGGCAGCGACACCACGCAGTACTACGCCCTGCCGTTTTCGGGTCGCCTCGACCCGCTGACCGGGCTGCGCTCGGCTATCCCGTCGGACTTTGCGAATTACAACACTAACTGGCAGGACGTAATTTTCCACAATGGTCCGGTGAACGAGGCCTCGGTATTGTTTTCGGGAGGCGGCGGCGACAAGGGTAGCTTCGCCATCTCGGCCAACTATGTTAAGCAGAGCGGCATCGTCAGCAACTCCAACTTTGAGCAAGGCAACCTGCGTCTCAACGTGACGCGCAACGTGACGAAGTGGCTGACCTTTGAGACGAGCACCCAAGTGAGCCGCTCGCTCAACAAACTGGTGAAAACGGCCTCGTCCAATAGTGAGGGCAACGCGGGCGTTATCTACTCGGCCCTGCGCTACGCGCCGACGGCACAGGTTGGCAACGACTCGCTAAAATTTGCCGGGGGGCGCTACGTTACACCGCCCGACCAGGTGACGACCACCAACCCGCTGAGCTACATCCAAGACGTGAAAAACCAGAACCTGGTTAACTCCATCTTCTCGTCTAACTCACTGGTTTTTAATATACTACCGGGTTTGCAATTTCGTAGCCGCCTGGGTCTGAACTACTACGCCTCAACCCGCAACGTGTACTACCCCCGCAACACCTACGAAGGTGGGGCACTGATGGGCGTGGCCACCGTTTCGACCTACAACGAGTTCGATATCACGTCGGAAAACATCGCTACCTACACCCACAAGTTCAACGAAAAGCACGACCTGACGGCGGTAGCGGGCTTTACCTATACCGACAATAACTACAATAACAACAGCATCAACGCCTACGGTTTTCTGAACGACGTGCTTCAGGACAACAACCTGGGTGCGGCGACCAACCGCCTGCTGACATCGGGCCGCAGCGAAACCAAGCTGATTTCGTACCTGGGCCGCGTTAACTATAATTTTCTGGGCCGCTACCTCTTCACCCTTACGGGCCGGGTAGACGGAGCCAGCCAGTTCGCGCCCAGTCATAAGTACGCGCCGTTCGCGGCCGGTGCCTTCGCTTGGCGCGCCATTGACGAAGAGTTTTTGAAGAACTCCAACGTATTCAGCGACCTTAAACTGCGCCTGAGTTATGGCTCGTCGGGCAACCAGGCCATTGGGGCTTACCAGTCGCTGGCCCGCCTCACACCCAACTCCTACGTCTTCAACGGCCAGCTAGTCAACGGCTTCTACGTTAGCTCGCTACCTAGCCCCAACTTGACCTGGGAAACTACTTACCAGGGCGACGCCGGCGTGGACATTGGCTTTCTGAAAGGCCGCCTCAACCTGACGGTGGACGTGTACGATAAGCAAACCAAGAACCTGCTGCAACAGCTGCCGCTGCCTCCTGACACGGGCTTTGGCACCGGCCAGATAAACGCCGGCCAGGTGCAGAACCGTGGCCTGGAAATCTCGGCCACCGTGCGGGCCATCGATTCGGACAAGTTTAAGTGGACGCCCTCGGGCAACATTTCCTTCAACCGGAACAAGATTATTGACCTGGGCGCGAATAAAACCGTCGCTTTCTCACCGCGTATTTCTACCGGTCCCGAAGTGTTACCCTTCATCTTGCAGGCCGGGCAGTCGCTGGGCCGGGTGTATGGCTACCAGGAAGAAGCTATTTTTAAGAATGATGCCGACGTGCAGACTCACGCCAAGCAACAAGGCGCGGCACCCGGCGAAATCAAGTATAAAGACATAAACGGGGATGGTGTAATTGACTCGAATGACCAGCAGGTTATCGGCAATGTGAACCCGAAGTATGTATTTGGCTTCAACAACACGTTCAACTACGCGAGTTTCGACCTGACGGTATTCTTTCAGGGTAGTGTGGGCAACGACATCGTGAACTTTACGCGGGTAACTTCCGAAAACCTGGGTACGACCCGCAGCAACAACATTACCCAGGAAGCCTGGGATAACCGCTGGACGCCCCAGAACCCGAACGGTACCAACCGTAAGGCTGTATATTCGGACGAGGTACCCTTCCTATTCAGCAATCGCTTTATTG
- a CDS encoding phosphatidylglycerophosphatase A: MFKQFASVLGIGYVKGGGTVAAAACGLALYLSRASGSTHRPWPAAGLTLALLAGGTLAAERVEPEWGKDSSRVVLDEVAGMWVSMLGVPVTGLRLLAGLVLFRYFDIAKPLFIRDMEKLPGGAGVMMDDVLAGLYTNLLLRAGVRRGYL, translated from the coding sequence GTGTTCAAGCAATTTGCCAGCGTGCTGGGCATCGGGTACGTGAAGGGCGGCGGCACAGTAGCGGCGGCGGCCTGCGGCCTGGCCCTGTACCTGAGCCGCGCCAGCGGCTCCACGCACCGGCCCTGGCCGGCGGCCGGCCTTACGCTGGCTCTGCTGGCCGGCGGCACGCTGGCGGCCGAGCGCGTGGAGCCCGAGTGGGGCAAAGACAGCTCGCGGGTCGTGCTTGACGAAGTGGCGGGGATGTGGGTGAGTATGCTGGGCGTACCCGTGACGGGACTGCGCCTGCTGGCCGGGCTAGTGCTTTTTCGGTATTTTGATATCGCCAAACCCTTATTTATCAGAGATATGGAGAAGCTGCCGGGCGGCGCGGGCGTGATGATGGACGACGTGCTGGCCGGCCTCTATACTAACCTGCTGCTACGGGCCGGCGTGCGGCGGGGCTACCTCTAG
- a CDS encoding inositol-3-phosphate synthase: protein MREQKAPLAPAEGKLGILLPGMGAVATTLIAGVLAVRKGSGQPIGSLTQMGKIRTATGNLKIKDFVPLPSLDDIEFGGWDVYEDNVYEAAMKAGVLDYKTLQPVRAEMEALVPMKAAFDPRYVKNLDGTHVKSYTTKLDLAEQVIADIRQFKATRSCSRLVMVWCGSTEIYHELSDTHRTLANFEAGLKANAADIAPSMIYAYAALREGVPYVNGAPNLTVDVPALLELAATTGTPVAGKDFKTGQTLMKTILAPGLSVRSLGVKGWFSTNILGNRDGLVLDDPDNFRTKEVSKLSVLDSVFHPEENPELYGDMYHKVRINYYPPAGDNKESWDNIDIFGWLGYPMQIKINFLCRDSILAAPLVLDLALFMDLAKRAGMSGVQEWLSFYLKSPQTEPGLRPEHDIFKQYVTLHNTLRLLMGEEPVTAASEEAYQDGPAA, encoded by the coding sequence ATGAGAGAACAAAAAGCACCGCTCGCGCCGGCCGAAGGCAAACTTGGTATCCTGCTGCCCGGCATGGGAGCCGTAGCTACGACGCTAATTGCGGGCGTGCTAGCCGTGCGCAAAGGCAGCGGCCAGCCTATCGGCTCGCTCACGCAGATGGGTAAAATCCGCACCGCGACCGGTAATCTTAAAATCAAGGACTTTGTGCCGCTGCCGAGCCTCGATGACATTGAGTTTGGGGGCTGGGACGTGTATGAGGACAACGTGTACGAGGCAGCGATGAAGGCCGGGGTGCTGGATTACAAGACCTTGCAGCCCGTGCGCGCCGAGATGGAGGCGCTGGTACCGATGAAGGCTGCCTTCGACCCGCGCTACGTGAAAAACCTGGACGGAACGCACGTGAAGTCCTACACTACCAAGCTCGACCTGGCCGAGCAGGTTATCGCCGATATCCGGCAATTCAAGGCCACCCGCAGTTGCAGCCGCCTGGTGATGGTGTGGTGCGGCTCGACGGAAATCTACCATGAGCTGAGCGACACGCACCGCACGCTGGCCAACTTTGAGGCGGGCCTGAAGGCCAATGCGGCCGACATTGCGCCGAGCATGATATACGCCTACGCCGCCCTGCGCGAGGGCGTGCCCTACGTGAACGGCGCGCCCAACCTGACCGTGGACGTGCCCGCCCTGCTGGAGCTGGCCGCTACTACTGGCACGCCGGTGGCCGGCAAGGACTTCAAAACCGGCCAGACGCTGATGAAAACCATTCTGGCCCCCGGCCTGAGCGTGCGCTCGCTGGGCGTGAAGGGCTGGTTTTCCACTAATATTTTGGGTAACCGCGACGGCCTGGTGCTGGACGACCCCGATAACTTCCGTACCAAGGAAGTGTCGAAGCTGAGCGTGCTCGACAGCGTGTTTCACCCCGAGGAAAACCCGGAGCTGTACGGCGATATGTACCACAAGGTGCGCATCAACTACTACCCCCCCGCCGGCGACAACAAGGAGAGCTGGGACAATATCGACATCTTTGGCTGGCTGGGCTACCCCATGCAGATTAAGATTAACTTCCTCTGCCGCGATTCCATCCTGGCCGCCCCGCTGGTGCTCGACCTAGCCTTGTTTATGGATTTGGCCAAGCGCGCTGGCATGTCGGGCGTGCAGGAATGGCTCTCGTTCTACCTCAAATCACCCCAAACCGAGCCCGGCCTGCGGCCCGAGCACGACATTTTCAAGCAGTACGTGACCTTGCACAACACCCTGCGCCTGCTCATGGGCGAGGAGCCCGTGACCGCCGCCAGCGAGGAGGCGTACCAAGATGGCCCAGCAGCGTAG
- a CDS encoding GtrA family protein: MAGTHRFLRAQAAAATGTAVDFLVTVALVEGLHSWYLLATALGNAAGGLVNFYLGRHYVFQAPNQQASAQGGRYFLVWLGSMGLNAGGVYVFTQGLHVNYLASKVLVSLVVGIGFNYFLQLYFVFRK; encoded by the coding sequence GTGGCGGGCACCCATCGGTTTTTGCGGGCGCAGGCCGCCGCCGCGACCGGCACGGCCGTCGATTTCCTGGTCACCGTCGCGCTGGTGGAGGGGCTGCACAGCTGGTATTTGCTGGCCACGGCGCTGGGCAACGCGGCCGGGGGCCTGGTTAATTTTTACCTGGGGCGGCACTATGTGTTTCAGGCCCCGAACCAGCAGGCGTCAGCGCAGGGCGGGCGCTATTTTTTAGTGTGGCTAGGCAGTATGGGATTGAACGCCGGGGGCGTTTATGTGTTTACCCAAGGATTGCACGTCAATTACCTGGCTAGCAAAGTGCTGGTATCGCTGGTGGTAGGCATCGGGTTTAACTATTTTTTGCAGCTCTATTTTGTATTTAGAAAATGA